In a single window of the Planctomycetota bacterium genome:
- a CDS encoding PD-(D/E)XK nuclease family protein — MASRAAVSFIIGRAGSGKTHWCFDRITELLRADPLGPPVWLVTLRQATLETSRAFMLHSRLPAVSRLRVVSFDRMSDEILAECGGNALPQLTATGRRLLVSHILRTQVHELTFFAPVATRPGTAEEICGLLDELDRAGQTVDDLAEIVWTSDEPALADPRTRNKTNDLVTIGRAYKAALAGRIEPRVRQQAVLDALPTCTLVDRCHVFVDGFWDFDLPDRRLLAGLADRATAIHVTATIDPTTPKQPPIFERTGTSFDQVRRTLDPDTKADVIRLTTQRRWDGPRRNLAQLAERWANGDGPPTGHRGIRFIEAPDVRSEVRAVAGEIRVALDSGLRQRDCMVLVRDMESYATPLREVFDEFGLVLFADERRPARHMPLVRMVRALLRVAAEGYPHDAVVGMIGTGLAGMSIDDAERLERFVSLHRLRGTSAWTDPAPWSFRRRPHRNDDETPNELLPDESPRMDALRRRLVADIAPLRILLERSSFHIEDAVATLFRTATELGVATTLATQIDACRAAGDEEHAAEIEQVWQSFTDMLDQFHALLGNDETTPDDFVADMFAALDDLDLAIAPPTVDAVLVGEVERVRTGDKPFVAVLGLSDGIFPAVPSEPVLLGDAQRRALTRHDLQLQRDSERRLLDERFLMHHALTRASDQLLLTRPVRSRTAPLAPSVFWSELQAGIANAETQPGAYHSLTINDLAAQVTSWAHGEHDDQRMGDLYAALRAERATNHTIIDAAWRALRYENVPELPVGLAESMFGKTFTGSISRLESRGRCGFKHFAEYGLQLAEEESDQLTVQDVGTLFHAAAERVVGELIERDFDFGGSEPDGLDGMIGAAIEELTGKLRGRIWMSPGRSRYERERLQAELGRTVRHQLAFLRHGDFAPTAVEVRFGEDAEWPAPSGDGWQLRGRIDRIDRTPDGFASIIDYKTSAKMFRAADLDDGVGVQLPAYLLAASAAGFRPAGAFFVPLRQALKSVKHPSDIEERPTGPKPRGVFDAELIRRFDRDADNKSTVLQYERTQSGKIAARSPDPLDGDSLGKLLMIANRRISALAARATSGDIRARPWRRGTQSACAHCTLKSVCRHEPRRNGYEYSDNRTLADLLAEVDDG; from the coding sequence ATGGCGTCGCGTGCCGCAGTGAGTTTCATCATCGGCCGCGCCGGCAGCGGTAAGACGCATTGGTGCTTTGACCGAATCACCGAGCTTCTCCGCGCCGATCCGCTGGGACCGCCGGTGTGGCTGGTGACTTTGCGACAAGCCACGTTGGAAACGAGCCGGGCGTTCATGTTGCACAGCCGATTGCCGGCTGTGAGCCGGCTGCGCGTCGTGAGCTTCGACCGCATGAGTGACGAGATCCTTGCCGAGTGCGGCGGCAACGCACTGCCCCAACTCACCGCCACCGGACGCCGACTGCTCGTTTCGCACATCCTGCGGACGCAGGTTCACGAGTTGACTTTCTTCGCCCCGGTCGCGACGCGGCCAGGCACCGCCGAAGAAATCTGCGGCCTGCTCGATGAACTCGACCGTGCGGGCCAAACCGTCGATGATCTGGCAGAGATCGTGTGGACATCCGACGAACCCGCGTTGGCCGACCCGCGGACCCGCAACAAGACGAACGACTTGGTCACGATCGGCCGAGCGTACAAAGCCGCGCTCGCCGGGCGGATCGAGCCGCGTGTTCGGCAACAAGCCGTGCTTGACGCGTTGCCGACCTGCACCCTCGTGGACCGGTGCCATGTGTTCGTCGATGGCTTCTGGGACTTCGACTTGCCGGACCGTCGACTCCTCGCCGGTCTCGCCGATCGGGCGACCGCGATCCACGTCACGGCCACCATCGACCCAACCACGCCGAAACAGCCTCCCATCTTCGAACGCACCGGCACGTCGTTCGATCAGGTCCGTCGTACACTCGATCCGGACACGAAGGCTGACGTGATTCGGCTCACAACCCAGCGCCGCTGGGACGGCCCAAGGCGAAACCTCGCCCAACTCGCCGAGCGCTGGGCCAATGGCGACGGACCGCCAACGGGTCACCGTGGCATTCGGTTCATCGAAGCACCGGATGTGCGGTCCGAGGTACGCGCGGTCGCCGGCGAGATTCGCGTCGCACTCGATTCGGGATTGCGACAAAGGGACTGCATGGTCCTCGTCCGCGACATGGAAAGCTACGCGACACCGCTGCGCGAAGTGTTCGACGAGTTCGGCTTGGTGCTTTTCGCCGACGAGCGTCGACCCGCGCGTCACATGCCGCTGGTGCGGATGGTCCGGGCGCTGTTGCGTGTCGCGGCGGAGGGATATCCGCACGACGCGGTTGTCGGCATGATCGGCACGGGTCTCGCGGGGATGTCGATCGACGATGCCGAGCGGCTCGAACGGTTCGTCAGCTTGCACCGACTCCGCGGTACCTCCGCATGGACCGATCCGGCACCGTGGTCGTTCCGACGACGGCCACATCGCAATGATGACGAGACGCCGAACGAGCTGCTGCCCGACGAGTCACCGCGAATGGACGCATTGCGCCGAAGGTTGGTCGCCGATATCGCACCGCTGCGCATCTTGCTCGAACGAAGCTCGTTCCATATTGAGGATGCCGTCGCGACACTTTTCAGGACCGCCACCGAACTCGGTGTTGCGACCACGCTCGCCACCCAGATCGATGCATGCAGGGCGGCGGGTGACGAGGAACACGCGGCGGAGATCGAGCAGGTTTGGCAGTCGTTCACCGACATGCTCGACCAGTTCCACGCGCTGCTCGGTAACGACGAGACGACGCCCGATGACTTCGTCGCCGACATGTTCGCGGCCCTTGACGATCTCGATCTCGCCATCGCCCCGCCGACCGTGGACGCGGTACTCGTCGGCGAAGTCGAACGTGTCCGGACGGGTGACAAGCCGTTCGTCGCGGTGCTCGGCTTGTCCGATGGCATCTTCCCGGCTGTACCGAGCGAGCCGGTGCTGTTGGGCGATGCGCAACGTCGCGCGCTGACCCGACACGACCTGCAACTCCAGCGGGACAGCGAACGTCGGTTGCTCGATGAGCGCTTCCTGATGCACCACGCGCTGACCCGCGCGTCCGATCAGCTCTTGCTCACCCGGCCAGTGAGAAGTCGCACGGCGCCGCTCGCGCCGAGTGTTTTCTGGTCCGAACTGCAAGCCGGCATCGCCAACGCCGAGACTCAGCCCGGCGCGTATCACTCCTTGACAATCAACGATCTGGCCGCCCAAGTGACGAGTTGGGCCCACGGTGAGCATGACGACCAACGGATGGGCGACCTGTACGCCGCGCTCCGCGCTGAACGAGCGACCAACCACACGATCATCGATGCTGCTTGGCGCGCGCTGCGCTATGAAAACGTGCCGGAACTCCCCGTTGGATTAGCCGAATCTATGTTTGGCAAGACGTTCACCGGCAGTATCTCCCGGCTCGAGTCCCGCGGCCGGTGCGGGTTCAAGCATTTTGCCGAGTACGGCCTCCAGCTCGCCGAGGAAGAGTCCGACCAACTCACCGTTCAGGACGTTGGCACCCTGTTTCACGCGGCGGCCGAGCGGGTCGTCGGCGAACTCATCGAGCGCGACTTCGACTTTGGCGGCTCGGAACCGGACGGCCTCGACGGGATGATCGGTGCGGCGATCGAAGAACTGACCGGCAAACTTCGCGGCCGAATCTGGATGAGCCCGGGGCGGAGTCGCTACGAACGCGAACGGCTCCAAGCCGAACTCGGTCGCACCGTGCGTCACCAACTTGCATTCCTACGGCACGGTGACTTTGCACCGACCGCGGTCGAGGTGCGCTTCGGTGAAGACGCGGAATGGCCAGCGCCGTCGGGCGATGGCTGGCAACTGCGCGGCCGCATCGACCGCATCGACCGCACGCCCGACGGCTTCGCGTCCATCATCGACTACAAGACCTCGGCGAAGATGTTCCGCGCGGCCGATCTCGACGACGGCGTCGGCGTGCAGCTGCCGGCCTATCTGCTCGCGGCCTCAGCGGCAGGTTTCCGGCCGGCCGGCGCGTTCTTTGTACCGCTGCGTCAGGCACTGAAATCGGTCAAGCATCCGTCCGACATCGAAGAGCGTCCGACGGGTCCAAAGCCGCGCGGCGTGTTCGACGCTGAGCTCATACGCCGATTCGATCGAGACGCGGACAACAAAAGCACGGTGCTCCAATACGAACGCACGCAGTCCGGCAAGATCGCGGCCCGATCGCCCGATCCTCTGGACGGTGACTCACTTGGCAAACTTCTCATGATCGCGAACCGCCGCATATCCGCACTCGCCGCCCGAGCGACGTCCGGAGACATCCGCGCCCGCCCGTGGCGGCGTGGCACGCAATCCGCCTGTGCCCACTGCACGCTCAAAAGTGTCTGCCGACACGAACCACGCCGCAACGGCTACGAGTACAGCGACAACCGCACGCTCGCCGACTTGCTCGCGGAGGTCGACGATGGCTGA
- the hemB gene encoding porphobilinogen synthase produces MSTDDVRDAVNDVIANLRHRPRRLRKSATTRSLLRRHGVTADDLIVPVFVTDGASQEVSSMPGVWRRTVIEAADHLDELAKHGAKAYLAFGVVDTRLKDAEGSVALHGDNIVCQLVRETKRRGNPMIAMTDLCFCEYTDHGHCGPVLGGQVDNDATLHGLALQAVSHAEAGADWIAPSGCMDGMVAAIRAGLDAAGHKSTAILSYAVKYAGAFYGPFRDAADSTPGHGDRKSYQMDPARGVDEAVAEALEDVAQGADLVMVKPGGPYLDVIAAVRASVDVPVVAYQTSAEYAMHKAGGAAGWVDETGVRDESLLALKRAGADLIITYHADTLLTPRSSA; encoded by the coding sequence ATGTCGACCGACGATGTCCGTGATGCCGTGAACGACGTGATCGCCAACCTGCGTCATCGTCCGCGCCGGCTTCGCAAGTCGGCAACGACACGTTCGCTCCTGCGACGACATGGGGTTACGGCCGACGACTTGATCGTACCGGTGTTCGTGACCGATGGCGCGTCCCAGGAAGTGTCGAGCATGCCCGGCGTTTGGCGGCGAACCGTCATCGAGGCGGCCGACCATCTCGACGAACTCGCGAAGCATGGCGCCAAAGCCTACCTCGCGTTCGGCGTGGTTGATACGAGGCTGAAGGATGCCGAGGGGAGTGTCGCGCTCCACGGCGACAACATCGTGTGTCAACTCGTCCGCGAGACCAAGCGGCGTGGCAATCCGATGATCGCGATGACCGACCTGTGTTTCTGTGAGTACACCGACCACGGCCATTGCGGACCTGTCCTCGGCGGGCAGGTCGACAATGACGCGACGTTGCACGGACTCGCATTGCAGGCGGTGAGTCACGCCGAGGCGGGTGCGGATTGGATCGCGCCCAGCGGTTGCATGGACGGGATGGTCGCGGCGATTCGTGCCGGTCTTGATGCGGCAGGGCACAAGTCAACGGCAATCCTGTCTTACGCGGTGAAGTATGCCGGCGCGTTCTACGGACCGTTCCGTGACGCGGCCGACAGTACGCCGGGACATGGCGATCGAAAGTCTTACCAAATGGACCCGGCCCGCGGCGTTGATGAGGCCGTCGCGGAAGCGCTGGAAGATGTCGCACAAGGCGCGGACCTCGTGATGGTCAAGCCGGGCGGGCCATACCTCGACGTGATCGCGGCGGTCCGGGCGTCGGTGGATGTGCCAGTGGTGGCGTACCAAACCAGCGCCGAGTACGCGATGCACAAAGCCGGCGGGGCGGCGGGCTGGGTCGACGAGACCGGCGTACGGGATGAGAGCTTGCTCGCGCTCAAGCGAGCCGGTGCCGATCTGATCATCACCTACCACGCCGACACGCTGCTCACACCCCGCTCATCTGCGTGA
- a CDS encoding 2-isopropylmalate synthase translates to MSTEPDHVRIFDTTLRDGEQSPGATLTFDEKLQIARTLENMGVDVIEAGFPISSDGDFASVKAIAEASSTTTICGLARSVPGDIDRAGEAIKPAPHGRIHVFCATSKIHREHKLRKGTDDILALVEKSVKQALNHTDDVEFSPEDTTRTEFDFLRDVVKVAIDAGATTINLPDTTGYSYPDEYAAIFANIRKALSVIDERGIILSTHCHNDLGMAVANSLAAVEAGARQVECTLNGIGERAGNAALEEIVMALRTRADHFGIDTKINAKKIYQASRQVSMYTGLDVQRNKAIVGQNAFAHESGIHQDGVLKHRETYEIMNPTDVGVPTSALVLGKHSGRAAFRDRLHEFGMVLSDDQVEAAFTAFKKLADKKKEVYDEDIEAIVDDVLENDASAGRWKITRMQVTAGSDTVTPTATVEMQNPDGETIQDAAIGDGPVDAIYSAVMRIVGRQFMLRDYRIRAVTGGKDAQGEVHVELRDTEGHSAGGRGLSTDILEASAFAYVAAVNRLSNPTHKQVTQMSGV, encoded by the coding sequence ATGAGCACCGAACCCGACCACGTCAGAATCTTCGACACGACCCTGCGCGACGGCGAGCAGTCGCCGGGCGCGACGCTCACGTTCGACGAAAAGCTCCAAATCGCGCGGACGCTGGAAAACATGGGCGTCGACGTGATCGAGGCGGGCTTTCCGATCAGCTCGGACGGCGACTTCGCCAGCGTCAAGGCGATCGCCGAGGCCTCTTCGACCACAACCATCTGCGGTTTGGCCCGAAGCGTCCCCGGCGACATCGACCGTGCCGGCGAAGCCATCAAGCCCGCCCCACACGGCCGCATCCATGTCTTCTGCGCCACGAGCAAAATCCACCGCGAGCACAAGCTCCGCAAGGGCACCGACGACATCCTCGCGCTCGTCGAGAAGAGCGTGAAGCAGGCGCTCAACCACACCGACGACGTCGAGTTCAGCCCCGAGGACACGACGCGGACGGAGTTCGATTTTCTGCGTGACGTGGTGAAGGTCGCGATCGACGCTGGCGCGACGACGATCAACCTGCCGGACACGACCGGCTACAGCTACCCGGACGAGTACGCCGCGATCTTCGCGAACATTCGCAAGGCTCTGTCGGTCATCGACGAGCGCGGGATCATCCTCTCGACGCACTGCCACAACGATCTGGGCATGGCCGTGGCCAACTCGCTCGCTGCCGTCGAGGCCGGTGCGCGGCAGGTCGAGTGCACGCTCAACGGCATCGGCGAACGGGCCGGCAACGCCGCGCTTGAGGAGATCGTCATGGCACTGCGAACCCGAGCCGACCACTTCGGCATCGACACGAAGATCAACGCGAAAAAGATTTACCAAGCCAGCCGGCAGGTCAGCATGTACACCGGTCTCGACGTCCAACGCAACAAGGCCATCGTCGGCCAGAACGCCTTCGCCCACGAGTCCGGCATCCACCAGGACGGCGTGCTCAAGCACCGCGAGACGTATGAGATCATGAACCCGACCGACGTCGGCGTGCCGACCAGCGCGCTGGTCCTCGGCAAGCACAGCGGCCGCGCCGCGTTTCGTGATCGACTGCACGAGTTTGGCATGGTGCTCAGCGACGATCAGGTCGAGGCGGCGTTCACCGCGTTCAAGAAGCTCGCCGACAAGAAAAAGGAGGTCTACGACGAGGACATCGAGGCCATCGTCGATGACGTGCTCGAGAACGACGCGTCGGCCGGTCGATGGAAGATCACGCGCATGCAGGTCACCGCCGGCAGCGACACGGTCACGCCCACCGCGACCGTCGAGATGCAGAACCCCGACGGCGAGACAATCCAGGACGCCGCCATCGGCGACGGCCCGGTCGACGCGATCTACTCCGCCGTCATGCGGATCGTCGGACGCCAGTTCATGCTCCGGGATTACCGCATCCGCGCCGTTACCGGCGGCAAAGACGCGCAGGGTGAGGTCCACGTCGAACTCCGCGACACCGAGGGCCACTCCGCCGGTGGACGCGGCCTCAGCACGGACATCCTCGAAGCTTCCGCGTTCGCCTACGTCGCCGCGGTCAACCGCCTGAGCAATCCCACGCACAAGCAAGTCACGCAGATGAGCGGGGTGTGA
- a CDS encoding type III pantothenate kinase, translated as MDIHLLTLDIGNTRLGIGVFRGGELVYSRRVPHLQRDDWAGMIGEAWRHFDASQQAEAEIAGCCVDPMLLEGVEYATKKATGKRVQWCGQDLDLPANVKMAEPGKTGVDRILAMAAAYEQMGKACCVVDAGTAVTVDVCDDEGNFLGGAIAPGIAMQLVAMEQAAAQLPDVEFKVPDGPVGTDTEEAIRHGVFHGIRGLVQHCAENYAHHLGNWPDIVATGGDAKLLFDGWEMIHAVSPDLLHYGIAHCYTEHHIKHGT; from the coding sequence ATGGACATCCACCTCCTCACGCTCGACATCGGCAACACGCGGCTCGGCATCGGTGTGTTCCGGGGTGGCGAACTCGTTTACTCGCGGCGTGTGCCTCATCTTCAGCGTGACGATTGGGCGGGGATGATCGGCGAGGCGTGGCGGCACTTCGACGCGTCGCAGCAGGCCGAGGCAGAGATCGCCGGGTGCTGCGTCGATCCGATGCTGCTGGAAGGCGTGGAGTACGCGACCAAGAAGGCGACGGGCAAGCGTGTCCAGTGGTGCGGGCAGGACCTGGACTTGCCCGCCAATGTGAAGATGGCCGAGCCGGGCAAGACCGGCGTCGATCGCATCCTCGCGATGGCCGCCGCGTACGAGCAAATGGGCAAGGCTTGCTGCGTTGTCGATGCGGGCACGGCGGTCACCGTCGACGTGTGCGACGACGAGGGCAACTTCCTCGGCGGCGCGATCGCGCCGGGGATCGCGATGCAACTGGTCGCGATGGAACAGGCGGCGGCGCAACTGCCCGACGTCGAGTTCAAAGTCCCCGACGGCCCGGTCGGCACCGACACCGAGGAGGCCATCCGCCACGGCGTCTTCCACGGCATCCGCGGACTCGTGCAGCATTGTGCGGAGAACTACGCCCACCACCTGGGCAACTGGCCGGACATCGTCGCCACCGGCGGGGATGCGAAGTTGCTCTTCGACGGATGGGAGATGATCCACGCCGTCTCGCCGGATTTGCTCCATTACGGCATCGCCCACTGCTACACCGAGCACCACATCAAGCATGGGACGTGA
- a CDS encoding GTPase: MPRFPAHRLLVDGEDVVDDPLVLLRDESTLELHVHGGPWIVRRAVELAEAMEFERAEIERTTVEDWLPMMKTERGVRLLLERGLPLENTLQRMAFPARVALIGPPNVGKSTLANRLLGRDRFITADMPGTTRDWVEELADVGGVPMILTDTPGRRTTDDAIEAEAIEWSRTTVELADLVVAVHDPTTTESWPDCDVRVMNKADLVAVDGGELAVSATTGAGMDALVAALHGALGVDLAMSTSPPTHA; this comes from the coding sequence ATGCCTCGGTTTCCCGCGCATCGGTTGCTTGTGGATGGCGAGGATGTGGTTGACGATCCACTCGTCTTGCTACGGGATGAGTCGACGCTCGAACTGCACGTTCACGGCGGGCCGTGGATCGTGCGACGGGCCGTGGAACTTGCCGAGGCGATGGAGTTTGAGCGAGCTGAGATCGAACGAACGACCGTCGAAGATTGGCTGCCGATGATGAAGACGGAGCGCGGCGTTCGGCTTCTACTCGAACGCGGCCTGCCGCTCGAGAACACGCTGCAACGCATGGCATTTCCCGCGCGGGTTGCCCTGATCGGGCCGCCGAACGTCGGCAAGAGCACGCTTGCCAACCGCCTGCTCGGCCGCGACCGGTTCATCACCGCCGACATGCCGGGCACGACGCGCGACTGGGTCGAGGAACTCGCCGACGTAGGTGGCGTGCCGATGATCCTCACCGACACGCCTGGGCGGCGAACCACCGACGACGCGATCGAGGCCGAGGCGATCGAGTGGAGTCGAACCACCGTCGAGTTGGCGGACCTTGTCGTTGCCGTTCATGATCCGACAACGACCGAGTCGTGGCCCGACTGCGATGTGCGTGTGATGAACAAAGCTGATCTTGTCGCTGTCGATGGCGGGGAGCTCGCGGTCTCGGCAACGACGGGAGCGGGCATGGACGCATTGGTTGCGGCGTTGCATGGTGCGCTTGGTGTCGATCTTGCGATGTCGACATCGCCGCCGACCCACGCCTGA
- a CDS encoding site-2 protease family protein has protein sequence MDIINLLNLLLLGFGFGFVIFWHELGHFLAAKLTGVKVEQFAVGFGQALVCYRKGLGLRVGGTHKEYLERAKAAIADDGGNPATAGTAELDAAAAKIGLSETEYRLNWLPLGGYVKMLGQEDLDPNATSTDPRSYNKATVPRRMFIISAGVIMNIILAGILFGVLFTIGFNSPPPVVGSVQPGSGAQKAGIEVGDRMISFDGSILHDFTKVSLTVPLADVGEEVPLVIERDGERMTLMVEPLPAAELNDALQLGVGPPPALRGPKPVAGMDEVPSIFRPLKPLESITAIEGTPVEADDFAVLDAAIQNAKGKPVTVTVVSPEGEQRTAQIASTFTTPFGADFMPNFAGMQPRVGVRAQAGDPEDLPIVLEPNDTIVSLTRTGGTDRLEHPDFEQFREFLNIIGDAGATLDVVVSRGGELITIADVSPVKVGSGQYGLNFNPMVDATAAVVAGVEEDSLAATAGISAGAEIVAVNGTAVANWFDVDAAIKGAEADAEMVFITAEGETFTVTPTADQLAAAQINRYAPLAAFDELKQPRKADNVGQAMWWGVTETKDMVTKFYLTLRQIFRGGLSPKNLQGPVGILHTGTILSGKGTDWMIWFLAVISANLAVVNFLPLPILDGGHMVFLAYEGATGKRPSEKFHIATQFAGLALIAALFLFVTFNDIVRLVTW, from the coding sequence ATGGATATCATCAACCTCCTCAATCTGTTGCTGCTGGGCTTCGGCTTCGGCTTTGTTATCTTTTGGCACGAGCTGGGGCACTTTCTGGCGGCCAAGCTCACGGGAGTCAAGGTCGAGCAGTTCGCCGTCGGGTTTGGACAGGCGTTGGTCTGCTACCGCAAGGGGCTCGGCCTGCGGGTCGGCGGCACGCACAAAGAATATCTCGAACGCGCCAAGGCGGCCATCGCCGATGACGGCGGCAACCCCGCCACGGCCGGCACCGCCGAACTCGACGCCGCCGCGGCGAAGATCGGCCTCTCCGAAACTGAGTACCGGCTCAACTGGCTGCCCCTGGGCGGCTACGTCAAGATGCTCGGCCAAGAGGACCTGGACCCCAACGCCACCAGCACCGACCCGCGCTCCTACAACAAAGCCACCGTCCCCCGCCGGATGTTCATCATCTCCGCGGGCGTGATCATGAACATCATCCTCGCGGGGATTCTGTTCGGCGTGCTGTTCACGATCGGCTTCAACTCGCCGCCGCCAGTGGTCGGTTCCGTGCAGCCGGGCTCGGGTGCCCAGAAGGCCGGCATCGAAGTCGGCGATCGCATGATCAGCTTCGACGGCTCGATTCTGCACGACTTCACCAAAGTCTCGCTCACCGTCCCGCTGGCCGACGTCGGCGAGGAAGTGCCGCTGGTGATCGAGCGGGATGGTGAGCGGATGACGTTGATGGTCGAGCCGCTGCCGGCCGCGGAACTCAACGACGCGTTGCAGCTTGGCGTCGGTCCCCCGCCGGCGCTGCGTGGACCCAAGCCGGTCGCCGGCATGGACGAAGTGCCGTCGATCTTCCGGCCGCTCAAGCCGTTGGAGTCGATCACCGCGATCGAGGGCACACCGGTCGAGGCCGACGATTTCGCCGTGCTCGACGCGGCCATCCAGAACGCCAAGGGCAAGCCGGTCACGGTCACGGTGGTGAGCCCCGAAGGTGAACAGCGCACGGCCCAGATCGCCTCGACGTTCACGACGCCGTTCGGTGCGGACTTCATGCCGAACTTCGCGGGGATGCAGCCCCGGGTGGGCGTCCGCGCCCAGGCCGGCGATCCGGAAGACCTGCCGATCGTGCTCGAGCCGAACGACACGATCGTCAGCCTGACCCGCACCGGCGGCACCGACCGACTCGAGCATCCCGACTTCGAACAGTTCCGCGAGTTCCTCAACATCATCGGCGACGCCGGTGCGACCCTCGACGTCGTCGTCTCGCGCGGTGGTGAGCTGATAACGATCGCCGACGTCTCGCCGGTCAAGGTCGGCAGCGGGCAGTACGGGTTGAACTTCAACCCGATGGTCGACGCCACCGCCGCGGTGGTGGCCGGCGTTGAGGAAGACTCGCTCGCCGCGACGGCGGGGATTTCCGCCGGGGCTGAGATCGTCGCGGTCAACGGCACGGCGGTCGCCAACTGGTTCGACGTCGACGCCGCGATCAAGGGCGCCGAAGCCGACGCGGAAATGGTCTTCATCACCGCCGAGGGCGAAACCTTCACCGTCACGCCGACCGCCGATCAACTCGCCGCCGCCCAGATCAATCGCTACGCCCCGCTCGCGGCGTTCGATGAGCTCAAACAACCACGCAAAGCCGACAACGTCGGACAGGCCATGTGGTGGGGTGTGACCGAGACCAAGGACATGGTCACGAAGTTCTACCTGACCCTCCGCCAGATCTTCCGCGGCGGACTCTCGCCCAAGAACCTCCAAGGCCCGGTCGGCATCCTTCACACCGGCACGATTCTCTCCGGCAAAGGCACGGACTGGATGATCTGGTTCCTCGCGGTCATCAGCGCCAACCTCGCGGTGGTGAACTTTCTCCCGCTGCCCATCCTCGACGGCGGGCACATGGTCTTCCTCGCCTACGAAGGCGCGACCGGCAAACGGCCGAGCGAAAAGTTCCACATCGCCACGCAGTTCGCCGGGCTCGCGCTCATCGCGGCATTGTTCCTGTTCGTCACCTTCAATGACATCGTCCGGCTCGTGACCTGGTGA
- the dxr gene encoding 1-deoxy-D-xylulose-5-phosphate reductoisomerase yields the protein MSVPTRRQRLAILGVTGSIGQSTLDVVRALPDRLEVAAVTAHTDAEGLSAVRAEFSPRVAALTSDSPDALVEIAGRDDIDTVVHAVVGAAGVHAAHAAVASGKRLALANKESLVVAGSVLMPLAEKTGARIVPIDSEHSAIWQAMLAGKSADVDRVILTASGGPFRTWPADRIREATLDDALNHPTWDMGAKVTIDSATLFNKALEFIEAVVLFGLRPDQVQVVVHPQSIIHSMVEFADGNVLAQLSPPDMRTPIQYALLHPDRPAGPARRFDWTQPMNLTFEPPDEERFPALRLAREAATAGGAMPAVLNAANEEAVSAFRTGRLGFVEIAQVVGRTMLDWQTPVQDEPSLDELLNADGHARVLARNHIASGAFG from the coding sequence ATGTCTGTACCAACGCGTAGGCAACGGCTGGCCATCCTCGGTGTCACCGGATCGATCGGTCAATCCACGCTCGATGTCGTCCGCGCGTTGCCCGACCGCCTCGAAGTCGCCGCCGTCACGGCTCACACGGACGCGGAGGGACTCTCGGCGGTTCGCGCGGAGTTCTCGCCCCGCGTCGCGGCATTGACCAGCGATTCACCCGACGCACTTGTCGAGATCGCCGGCCGTGACGATATCGACACGGTCGTTCATGCCGTTGTTGGCGCGGCGGGCGTCCATGCGGCCCACGCGGCCGTCGCATCCGGCAAGCGGCTTGCACTGGCGAACAAGGAATCGCTCGTTGTTGCCGGCTCGGTACTTATGCCGCTGGCCGAGAAGACCGGCGCGCGGATCGTGCCGATCGACTCCGAGCACTCGGCCATCTGGCAGGCCATGCTTGCCGGGAAAAGCGCCGACGTCGATCGCGTGATCCTCACCGCATCGGGCGGACCGTTCCGGACGTGGCCGGCCGATCGCATTCGCGAAGCAACGCTGGATGACGCACTCAACCATCCCACTTGGGACATGGGTGCCAAGGTCACGATCGACTCGGCGACGTTGTTCAACAAGGCGTTGGAGTTCATCGAAGCCGTCGTCCTCTTCGGCCTGCGGCCCGACCAAGTTCAGGTCGTCGTGCATCCGCAGAGCATCATCCACAGCATGGTCGAGTTCGCCGACGGCAACGTGCTGGCCCAGCTCTCACCGCCGGACATGCGGACGCCGATCCAATACGCCCTGCTTCATCCGGACCGCCCCGCGGGTCCGGCGCGGCGGTTCGATTGGACGCAGCCGATGAATCTCACGTTCGAGCCACCGGACGAAGAGCGCTTTCCGGCCTTGCGGCTGGCGCGTGAAGCGGCGACGGCTGGTGGGGCTATGCCGGCGGTGCTGAATGCCGCGAACGAGGAGGCGGTGTCGGCTTTCCGGACTGGCCGGCTTGGGTTCGTGGAAATTGCCCAGGTCGTGGGCCGTACGATGTTGGATTGGCAGACGCCGGTTCAGGACGAGCCGAGTCTGGACGAATTGCTCAATGCAGACGGCCATGCACGGGTTCTTGCCCGCAACCACATTGCCAGCGGCGCATTCGGATAA